From Mycobacterium colombiense CECT 3035:
GTGTTGGCCAGTAGGTCCACGATCTCTTGCCGGCGTGCGACCAGCACTTGGAGCAGAGAATCGGAGTTGAGGATGAGCTTGTTGACCTGCATGCTGCGTTCGGAAAGTATCCCGGTGACGTCGCCGGCGCTCTTGAACAACTCGCCCAGATTCTTGTTGCGGCTGTTGAGGGTTCGCGATAACCGGGTGAGAGCGTCGAACGCCGGGCCCATTTGGGGGGCGATCTGATCGAGCGTGGCCGCCAGCGTGTCCAACGACTGATTCAGCGCCGTGGTGTTGGTGCCGGCCGTGTCCGACGTCAGGTCACTGACCGCTTCCGTCAGCGAGTAAGGCGAAGACGTGCGCGAGACGGGTATCAGAGTCATCGGGTGCATCGTGCCGCTGCCGGCGGACTCCACCGTCAGCATCCGCTCGCCCAGCAGCGTGCCGGTGCGGATGTGCGCGGAAGTCTCCGAGCCGAGCAGGATGTTGCCCTTCATCGCGAACGTCACCAGAGCATCGCCGTGGCTCAGCTTCACATCCGACACGGTGCCGACCTTCATCCCCGACACAACTACGGGGTTGCCCACCATGAGACCGCCGGCTTCGGTGAACAGCGCCTGATAGCGGACCATCGTCGCCCATGCGATGAATCGGTCGGGCGACAGACCGACCAGGATGACCATCACCGCCAGGACGACGCCGATGAGTCCGGCCTTGACCAGACCAACTCCGCGATACTTGAGCATTAGGGTTCCGTGCACCTTCCTGCATCTGACCTGAAGATGTTGGCGCGCACGGTCTTTCCATTGAGATCCGTGCCACGAAGACCGAACTGGCAGATGTAGTACGGGATGGTCGCGCCGTTCACGCCGAGTCGGACCAGCTTGCGGTAGTTCTGCGGCGCCTTGACGAGCGCGGCGTCGAGGCGGTCCTTGTCGCCGTCGAGGAGCGGCGCCAGCCGGTTCAACTGGGCTATGGTGCCGGACAGCGGCGGGCGTGCCTCGGCCAGCAGATCCGCCAGCGAGGCGGTCCCCTTGTCCAGGGCGTCGATGGCGGACCCGATCGTGTCGCGGTCACCCGACAGGCCGCTGACAAGCTGCTCGAGACGATCGATCGCGCCGGAGAACTGTTTGCCGTCCTTGGCAACCGTGCCGATCACGATGTTGAGGTTGTCGATCAGTTGCTGCACCGTTTGGTCGTTGTCGGCCAAGGCATTTGAAAACGACGTCGTCTTGGAGAACAGCGACTCGAGAGTTCCGCCTTGCCCCTGGAAGACCTGCAACAACCCAGAGGTCAGCTCGTTGACATCGCGCGCATTCAGGCCCTGGGTAACGGGCTTCAGCCCACCGAGCAGCAGATCGAGGTCGAGCGCCGGCGCGGTGCGGCTGACCGGAATCTGAGCGCCGGCCGGCAGCCGCTTGGGCGAGCCCGGACCGTCGACGAGTTCGAGGTAGCGATCGCCCACCAGGTTGAGGTAGCGGACCGCCGCCCTGCTGCCCTCGGTGAGGACGACGTTGCGGTCGGCGTCGAACTTCACCACGACTTTCTTATCCGACTGCAGCGCAACACTATTGACCGTGCCCACCCGGATGCCGGCGACCCGCACCGACTGGCCCGCCTTGAGACGCGACACGTCGGTGAAGACCGCCGAATACTCGGTCGTCGAACCCGTCCGGTACTGGCCGAAGATGAAAAACAGGAAGGCGGTCAGCATCGCCATCACGACCACGAAGATGCCGAACTTGACCAGCGTTGCGCGCGTTCTCATCCGGGTTGTCCGATCTGCGCGGAGTTTCTTGGC
This genomic window contains:
- a CDS encoding MCE family protein; the encoded protein is MLKYRGVGLVKAGLIGVVLAVMVILVGLSPDRFIAWATMVRYQALFTEAGGLMVGNPVVVSGMKVGTVSDVKLSHGDALVTFAMKGNILLGSETSAHIRTGTLLGERMLTVESAGSGTMHPMTLIPVSRTSSPYSLTEAVSDLTSDTAGTNTTALNQSLDTLAATLDQIAPQMGPAFDALTRLSRTLNSRNKNLGELFKSAGDVTGILSERSMQVNKLILNSDSLLQVLVARRQEIVDLLANTSVVAKQLTALVHDNEATLAPTLERLNRVLGVLEKNRDNIGKALPGLAKFQITVGEAISGMYAYQAFAPNFLIPQLFQELFDYLWGFRTFDTSKGPGFPSPVPRALTPWPYNSIPQCPGCTLGGRIGGSQ
- a CDS encoding MCE family protein, encoding MRTRATLVKFGIFVVVMAMLTAFLFFIFGQYRTGSTTEYSAVFTDVSRLKAGQSVRVAGIRVGTVNSVALQSDKKVVVKFDADRNVVLTEGSRAAVRYLNLVGDRYLELVDGPGSPKRLPAGAQIPVSRTAPALDLDLLLGGLKPVTQGLNARDVNELTSGLLQVFQGQGGTLESLFSKTTSFSNALADNDQTVQQLIDNLNIVIGTVAKDGKQFSGAIDRLEQLVSGLSGDRDTIGSAIDALDKGTASLADLLAEARPPLSGTIAQLNRLAPLLDGDKDRLDAALVKAPQNYRKLVRLGVNGATIPYYICQFGLRGTDLNGKTVRANIFRSDAGRCTEP